A part of Methanohalobium evestigatum Z-7303 genomic DNA contains:
- a CDS encoding rubrerythrin family protein — protein MSTTDNLKDAFSGESMANRKYLAFAKKAEKDGYNQIAKLFRAAAAAETVHAHNHLDILDEVKSTNENLQEAINGETFEFEQMYPGYIEEAKEEEQTKAEWSFDVANKVEKIHADLYQKALDNMGNNEEVDYYVCQVCGNTVENEAPDVCPICGAPKSKFEKIE, from the coding sequence ATGAGTACTACTGATAATTTAAAAGATGCTTTTTCAGGCGAATCAATGGCAAACAGAAAATATCTTGCTTTTGCAAAAAAAGCCGAGAAAGACGGATATAATCAAATAGCTAAATTGTTTAGGGCTGCCGCAGCTGCAGAAACAGTGCATGCTCACAATCATCTGGATATACTTGACGAAGTTAAAAGCACCAATGAAAACTTACAGGAAGCTATAAACGGCGAAACCTTTGAATTTGAACAGATGTATCCGGGTTATATAGAAGAAGCAAAAGAGGAAGAACAAACAAAAGCTGAATGGAGTTTTGACGTAGCAAACAAAGTTGAAAAGATTCATGCTGATTTATATCAGAAGGCACTGGATAACATGGGCAACAATGAAGAAGTTGATTACTACGTCTGCCAGGTATGTGGAAACACCGTCGAAAATGAAGCACCTGATGTATGTCCTATATGCGGCGCTCCAAAATCAAAATTTGAAAAAATTGAATAA
- a CDS encoding DUF5658 family protein — MRYIIAFYIIGDILTTWFAITNGYGFEGNSLPSTIISEYGFVGLTILKLMVLLFLYICYVMDKKSKSGWKFGKHTINIMGIVLVASNLAVIIFGQSIFGIAGVV; from the coding sequence GTGCGGTATATAATAGCATTTTATATCATTGGTGATATTCTGACAACATGGTTTGCTATAACCAATGGATATGGTTTTGAAGGTAATAGCCTGCCTTCAACAATAATTTCTGAATATGGTTTTGTAGGGCTTACCATATTGAAACTGATGGTTCTTCTGTTCCTGTATATTTGTTATGTTATGGATAAAAAATCGAAATCAGGGTGGAAATTTGGAAAGCATACCATTAATATAATGGGTATTGTTCTTGTTGCAAGTAACCTTGCAGTGATTATATTTGGTCAAAGTATCTTCGGTATTGCTGGTGTGGTTTAA